The proteins below are encoded in one region of Telopea speciosissima isolate NSW1024214 ecotype Mountain lineage chromosome 10, Tspe_v1, whole genome shotgun sequence:
- the LOC122641558 gene encoding thymidine kinase a-like gives MKSFLFLSPSLSSIPCHLTKTSLSSLSFQILQTLSSKPSSLRNPNFFRLRPFSSFNSLISTSVEDPGLRTEKPRISYGEIHVIVGPMFAGKTTALLRRIKTESNNGRSVAIIKSNKDTRYGLEYTVTHDGAKFPCWALSELSSFRQKFGVDAYDKLDVIGIDEAQFFGDLYDFCCKAADHDGKTVIVAGLDGDYLRRRFGSLLDIIPLADSVTKLTARCELCGKRAFFTLRKTKDTQTELIGGADVYMPVCRQHYVNGQVVIEATKIVLESQEIQCDSYLKEASPLPS, from the exons ATGAaatccttcctcttcctctctcccAGCCTTTCAAGTATCCCTTGTCATCTCACTAAAACAAGTCTATCATCACTCTCTTTTCAAATCCTTCAAACCCTTTCTTCCAAACCCTCATCTCTCCGAAACCCTAACTTTTTCCGCCTGagacccttctcttctttcaatTCCTTGATTTCAACCTCCGTTGAGGACCCAGGCTTGCGAACTGAGAAACCTCGAATTTCATATGGCGAGATACATGTCATCGTCGGCCCAATGTTTGCTGGTAAAACCACCGCGCTCCTTCGCCGGATCAAGACTGAAAGTAATAATGGCAG AAGTGTAGCAATAATAAAATCGAACAAGGATACAAGATATGGATTAGAGTATACTGTAACACATGATGGAGCTAAATTTCCATGTTGGGCTCTGTCTGAATTGTCATCTTTCAGGCAAAAGTTTGGAGTCGATGCTTATGACAAG CTAGATGTGATAGGGATTGATGAAGCTcaattttttggagatctatATGATTTCTGTTGTAAGGCAGCTGATCACGATGGGAAGACTGTAATTGTTGCAGGCCTTGATGGAGACTACTTGAG aaggagatttggttcaCTGCTCGACATTATACCATTAGCTGATTCTGTAACCAAGTTGACTGCTCGATGCGAGCTATGTGGCAAGCGTGCTTTCTTCACCTTGAGGAAGACAAAAGACACACAGACAGAACTGATTGGCGGGGCTGATGTTTACATGCCAGTTTGCCGGCAACACTATGTCAATGGACAAGTAGTTATTGAAGCTACCAAGATTGTTCTGGAATCTCAAGAGATTCAATGTGATTCTTACCTTAAGGAAGCATCTCCCCTACCAAGTTGA